The following nucleotide sequence is from Candidatus Dormiibacterota bacterium.
GCCGGCCTCGGTCTGGCGGACCTCGACGGGGTTGCCGCGCACCCGGGAGGGCCGCGCATCGTCGACGCCATCGAACACGCGTTGGACCTTCATCCCGACGCGCTGGCCACCTCGCGCTCGGTATTCGCGGGCAATGGCAACGCGTCGAGCGCCGGCATCTTCTTTGTGCTCGAGGAGATGCAGCGCAGCGGAACGAAAGGTCGGGTGCTGGCCATCGCACTCGGTCCAGGTCTTTCAATCGAGCTGGCGCTGATGCGGCTGTCGTGAGTCCCCGGCGGTACGCGGCGGTCTTACTCGCCTTTGGTTCGCAGCGGGGCCTCGAGCTGCTCTACTCTGCGCGGAACGAGCGATTGATCCGAGGCCGCCAGCCATCCGCGCCGCAGGCTGGGAGGTCGATCTTCAAGTGGATCGCTCTTGTCAATGTCGGCCTCTTCACGCTTCCCGCCCTCGAGCGGTGGTGGCGCGGGCATCCACCGCCTCCCGCGACTGCCGCGGCCGGCTGGATCGCATCGGTGTCCGCGCTCGCCCTTCGCCTCAGCGTGCTGATCAGTCTCCGGGGATCATGGACGGTGCGCGCCGTGGTGCCGAGCGATTTGCGCATTGTCGACCGCGGCCCGTACCGCTTTATCCGCCATCCGAACTACGTCGCACTCGGCCTCGAATTCCTCGGCCTTCCGCTGATTGGCGGCGCCTATGCCAGTACAGTCGTTCTCGGCGTGGCCAATGCTCTGCTGCTCCGCCGGCGGATTCAGGAAGAGGACGTGCTGCTGATGGCGATCCCGGCGTACCGCGAGCGGATGGCGGACAAGCCCGCCTTCCTGCCGCGCCTGGTCAGCGGCCGCTGAACATCCGGATCCACTCCCGCGGAGTGACGCGGTTGAATCCCCAGTAGCCGAAGCCGATCCCGAGCAAGGTCGTCAGCGTCTGGGGAGCGCGTTGATGGCTGCGCATGGCGCGCTCGACCAACGCCGGTGTGCGGCTCAACCGGAGGAACAGCGCGGCCACGCGACGCGGGTCTTTCGTCAGCCGGCGGTGCAGCTGCCGGTAGGCACGCTCGGGATTCGGGTTGTCCAGGGCGGCAGCGAAGGCGCGTGCCTGGCGCAGGCCAGCGGCGATGCCCTCTCCGGTGATGGGGTCGGTGAACCCAGCGGCATCGCCGATCAAGAAGATGCCATCGCGGGCAACCGTCGACGCGCGATACCAGAAGGGACCCACGGCTGAAACGGAACCAGCCATCTCCGCGTTGCGCAGCGCCGGCCGCAAGGACTGGGCGACCTCTCGGTAGTTCGACTCGAGCCGGCCGCCGAACTCGCGCATGCGATCCTGGTAGCAGAGCAGTCCGACCATTCGCTGGTTGCCAGCCACCGGACCTTCGTAGACCTCGAGGCCACGGTCGAAAGTGATCCGCACCCAGGGATCGACGGGCCCGTCCATCGTCCAGTGGGCGACGATGCCGTAGCGGTGGGGCGGACGCGGGCCAACCGTCCAACCCAGGCGATGACGAAACGCGGAACGCAGGCCATCGGCCACGGCCACGAAGCGAGCGCGGACCTCGCCGGCCGCGGTGATCACCGTCGCCATGCCATCGGTGCCCGTTCTGACATCGCGCGCTTCCGTGTTAGGGCAGAACTGGATCCGGGAATCGTGACCGAGCGCGTCGACCAGGCGAGCATCGAAGGTGAGCCGCCGGATTCCCAGTCCCGCTTGTTCGCCGTCATGCTCGGGAAAGGGCACCGCCACCTGTGGTTGCTCGGCCAACCCGAACTGGATTCCCTCGAGCGGTGGCGCCCCGCTCGAGATGACCCCATCCTCGAGGCCAAGCTCGCGCAATGCCGGCCGCCCGCCTGGCATCAGCCCTTCACCACATGGCTTGTTGCGGGGAAAATCCTGCTTGTCGAAGATGATCACCCGATGGCCACGTCGCGCGGCAAAGAGCGCCGCGGCGGCTCCGGCCGGCCCAGCGCCAACCACCGCGACATCGGCGTCGAGCGCTGGTATCACTCGGTCAGTGGCAGCTCACCGAGATCGAGACCTGTAGGGCTGCCAACCCGCGCTGCTACGTCAAGCTGATCGGTCATGACCGGCGCCGCCAGACGCAGGCGGTCAGCTTCGTGGTCCACCGGCCCAGAAGCTGCTACGGCGCTGGCGGATTCTCCGGGACGAGTGATTCGGGCTTTTTCGTTTCGGCGGCGGGTTCCGCGCTTCGCTCCGCACGCTTCGAACGGGACGGCGCCGTGGCGGCCGCTGTGGGTTCGCTCGGGACGGTGACCTGCGCCGGTAGCTCACCGTGCACCCGGCCGGGCAGGCGTGAACTGACAAACCCGCGCCAGCGGCTGGTGCGCTCCACCGCGGCCTGCGCAGCGCCCGAGAGTTGGTGAAGCGCCGCCTGGCGTCGAGCGTTGCCCCGTTCCCGGTCACCCAGGTAAGCGATGGCTGCGCCGGCGACTGCGGCAACCCCGAGCCACAGCCGGCTTACACCCGACTTCGCGCGCAAATTTCTCTGGTCTTGTGACTTCATGGCATGTCCCCTTGCAATCTCATGCAGCGGCGAGCGGTGAACTCCTAATAGCGTATCCCAATTCTTACGTCAGCTGCCGCCATCGACGACGCGCGGGCCGGGCCCGCCTCCAGCCTCTCTTTTGTCAGACTTACGGTATGTGCCGAAGTATCAAGACGCTCCGCCGCCGTGACGAAAAGCCAACCGACCAGGAGATTCACGACGCCGCCCTGCAGTTCGTGCGCAAGATCAGCGGCTACCGCGTGCCGTCACGCGCCAATACGCCGGCGTTCGAATCGGCGGTGCGCGACGTGAGCGCCAGCTCGCGCCGCCT
It contains:
- a CDS encoding isoprenylcysteine carboxylmethyltransferase family protein, which codes for MSPRRYAAVLLAFGSQRGLELLYSARNERLIRGRQPSAPQAGRSIFKWIALVNVGLFTLPALERWWRGHPPPPATAAAGWIASVSALALRLSVLISLRGSWTVRAVVPSDLRIVDRGPYRFIRHPNYVALGLEFLGLPLIGGAYASTVVLGVANALLLRRRIQEEDVLLMAIPAYRERMADKPAFLPRLVSGR
- a CDS encoding FAD-dependent oxidoreductase: MIPALDADVAVVGAGPAGAAAALFAARRGHRVIIFDKQDFPRNKPCGEGLMPGGRPALRELGLEDGVISSGAPPLEGIQFGLAEQPQVAVPFPEHDGEQAGLGIRRLTFDARLVDALGHDSRIQFCPNTEARDVRTGTDGMATVITAAGEVRARFVAVADGLRSAFRHRLGWTVGPRPPHRYGIVAHWTMDGPVDPWVRITFDRGLEVYEGPVAGNQRMVGLLCYQDRMREFGGRLESNYREVAQSLRPALRNAEMAGSVSAVGPFWYRASTVARDGIFLIGDAAGFTDPITGEGIAAGLRQARAFAAALDNPNPERAYRQLHRRLTKDPRRVAALFLRLSRTPALVERAMRSHQRAPQTLTTLLGIGFGYWGFNRVTPREWIRMFSGR
- a CDS encoding DUF2277 domain-containing protein codes for the protein MCRSIKTLRRRDEKPTDQEIHDAALQFVRKISGYRVPSRANTPAFESAVRDVSASSRRLLDAIA